The following are encoded together in the Anopheles nili chromosome 3, idAnoNiliSN_F5_01, whole genome shotgun sequence genome:
- the LOC128727286 gene encoding uncharacterized protein LOC128727286, which translates to MGDSRGRARPLVLLLLLIVGGVRVGGSEELASPASSTTTSSTPEPTVKSYGGGKSTTSTTTTTTKMASPTEAPESELSTQLDAGQRAPVNGSVVTTTVASTTGTSSSPMVSSSPTAPPTTMVKRRMTNRDNKLMSVLQARRTALSRDRWRKEYHHPSSSTLKALHRQQASVAGNLVEDSSTPESNLIVPVVSSSSSSSTGVSSGRVAPGADEFLDTDESIHGMYVVNPRTGKIALQQTGSSIKLAKETNNFIAVVPPPGNKSLEITKLTSAKGLAAVGLMPSTTTTTTSTSPPSSAHPAGRGLYLDTRGKRLRDRKTFPALSTERSVEESDLIPYQYFGQKLIPAHHKVLDARNQVINARRTHLNKLKEDPLAEMGDGSLPKPSTEKSKFWSNRYQSRNVVPHSGYLRRGGSLTMTSSTSSTTTFSPPESVPVHSDTLTNSMIALSNLSDGEDEKLVFSRSANFTDSHKTDVYAGRVNDATLSVPNPVQTIAIAGPAFVEPVENEVPFSSSTTSTTTSTTEMSDHYRSVEDEYPSPIAGLYGPSSGLASGISKLIINYPDDATPEEFYPRPLNTFETHAQIVNLQEATEDPTPATTSIPGPAEEDFETPRNRVSLPDINQIFRNLSTPTTTEMTTTTTATSTTAPAPARSRLNTRVYVPVSRSTTTRTTTTTTTTTTTSTELPIEEETEPPTTTVLILTSSPTTTQRVSSTSSTTSTETPVSSMVPSVTPSTQAPARTTPARTYRPSTTLPMKPSTPIAPVELRTVAIFTGLRPNPPESPAPPSVNGTGMEPGFNPILSHIFPKLAGPMLSTRSPVNLDFSLAFTSPPPADHSSGTKKPAVSFDGVLLHHNSDVVIEMRKMNTATFVLAGLGMLPIVIIVLYVIKATVFNREHKVSHDLERYIPDGQPPISPVVRLEQSDTSSATDESIMTEHDFNRSNLRFKSLLGEGNFGQVWKAEADDLAGHLGTTRIVAVKTERSDNGHGDLKAEAEIMRKLGSHPNVVTLLGACLEQDPQLLIMEYAMRGRLLSLLRAARGAVNGLAPSVHNNRPPIMPLSPRRLTGFAHDIARGMEYISEKKIVHRDLAARNVLLDHNGICKICDFGMSVDLEKVKSSHAQIRMPRSHHSESRFKFDLSARSFGIGRHQHHGHEGHGGRHGGGSGGGHSSSHGHDTKSRPALPIRWMAPEALQYHIFSRETDVWAFGIVLWEIATLGCTPYPNLSGREVVRSVPNGSRPEVPADCRPELYELMQRTWRQDPRQRPTFSEARTCLARTLCQWQLEDNDTSNTSEYLDVSGFSEDLEQGMVYFNRRISEFECEI; encoded by the exons GGTCGGTTGTCACAACAACAGTGGCCTCCACCACAGGGACCTCAAGCAGCCCAATGGTCTCCAGTTCACCGACAgcaccaccgacgacgatggtCAAGCGAAGGATGACTAATCGCGACAATAAGCTGATGTCGGTTTTGCAAGCTCGCAGGACGGCGCTATCCCGTGATCGGTGGCGCAAGGAGTACCATCATCCGTCATCTTCCACACTCAAGGCTCTCCACCGGCAGCAGGCGAGTGTAGCGGGCAACCTGGTCGAGGACAGCAGCACACCCGAGTCGAACTTGATCGTTCCGGTGGtgtcctcgtcatcgtcatcgtcgactGGTGTGTCCTCAGGTCGCGTGGCTCCTGGCGCCGACGAGTTTCTCGACACGGACGAGTCCATCCACGGTATGTACGTGGTAAACCCGCGCACGGGCAAGATCGCCCTCCAGCAGACGGGTTCGAGCATCAAGCTAGCCAAAGAAACGAACAACTTCATTGCGGTCGTCCCGCCGCCCGGTAACAAATCGCTCGAGATTACGAAGCTCACGTCTGCTAAAGGGCTAGCGGCTGTAGGTCTGATGCCctcgacaacgacgacgacaacatCCACGAGCCCACCATCATCGGCTCATCCCGCTGGGCGTGGTTTGTATCTAGATACACGCGGAAAACGACTACGCGATCGCAAAACCTTCCCAGCCCTGTCGACTGAGCGATCGGTCGAGGAGAGTGATCTCATCCCGTACCAGTACTTCGGTCAGAAGCTCATTCCAGCGCATCACAAGGTGCTGGACGCGCGGAACCAAGTCATCAACGCGCGCCGCACGCACCTGAATAAGCTGAAGGAGGATCCACTCGCGGAGATGGGCGATGGTTCGCTACCCAAACCATCCACCGAGAAGAGCAAGTTCTGGTCAAATAGGTACCAATCGCGGAATGTAGTGCCCCACAGTGGCTACCTAAGGCGTGGTGGTTCATTGACCATGACATCCAGTACATCATCGACGACAACATTTAGCCCACCAGAGAGTGTCCCGGTCCACTCGGACACGCTTACTAACTCCATGATCGCGCTCAGCAACCTCTCCGATGGTGAGGATGAGAAGCTGGTCTTTTCGCGCAGTGCTAACTTCACTGACTCTCACAAGACTGACGTTTACGCTGGGCGAGTGAATGATGCCACTTTGTCGGTGCCAAACCCAGTTcagacgatcgcgatcgcgggaCCTGCTTTTGTAGAGCCTGTGGAAAATGAGGTACCGTTCTCGAGCAGTACAACCTCCACGACGACCAGCACTACGGAGATGTCAGATCATTACCGGTCGGTTGAGGACGAATACCCATCACCGATCGCTGGGTTATACGGGCCCTCATCGGGGCTGGCCTCGGGGATTTCGAAGCTCATCATCAACTATCCGGATGATGCGACACCTGAGGAGTTCTACCCTCGACCGTTGAACACCTTCGAGACGCACGCGCAGATTGTGAATCTACAGGAGGCGACTGAGGATCCAACACCTGCGACGACGTCCATCCCGGGACCCGCTGAGGAGGACTTTGAGACACCACGAAACCGCGTGTCCTTGCCAGACATCAACCAGATTTTCCGGAATCTCTctacaccgacgacgacggaaaTGACAACCACAACGACGGCGACGAGCACGACGGCTCCAGCTCCGGCTCGATCACGGCTTAACACACGCGTGTATGTACCCGTCAGCCGATCAACGACAACTCGAACGACTACAACGAcgaccacaaccaccacgacATCGACTGAGTTGCCGATTGAGGAAGAAACCGAACCACCGACGACAACGGTGTTGATCCTTACGTCCAGCCCTACGACAACACAGCGCGTCAGCTCGACGTCCTCTACCACATCCACCGAGACTCCGGTGTCCTCTATGGTGCCCTCGGTGACTCCTTCTACTCAAGCGCCAGCGAGAACTACACCTGCCAGGACCTACAGACCATCGACAACATTACCCATGAAGCCCTCCACACCAATCGCACCCGTGGAACTAAGGACTGTTGCGATCTTCACAGGTCTTCGACCGAATCCACCAGAGTCACCAGCACCACCCTCGGTCAATGGCACTGGAATGGAGCCCGGTTTCAACCCGATTTTGTCACACATCTTCCCTAAACTAGCAGGACCCATGTTGTCCACGCGATCCCCCGTCAATCTGGACTTTTCGCTAGCGTTCACATCACCTCCACCAGCCGATCACAGCTCAGGCACGAAGAAGCCCGCTGTCTCGTTCGATGGAGTCCTTCTGCACCACAACAGCGATGTGGTGATCGAGATGCGCAAAATGAACACCGCCACGTTCGTGCTGGCTGGGTTGGGCATGCTACCGATCGTCATTATCGTGCTGTACGTGATCAAAGCGACGGTGTTTAACCGTGAACACAAGGTGTCACATGACCTGGAGCGGTATATTCCGGACGGACAGCCACCAATCAGTCCAGTGGTTCGGTTAGAACAGTCCGATACCTCTAGCGCCACCGACGAATCGATCATGACCGAGCACGATTTCAACCGGAGCAATCTACGGTTTAAGAGTCTGCTCGGTGAGGGTAACTTTGGACAGGTCTGGAAGGCGGAAGCTGATGATCTGGCAGGTCATTTGGGCACGACACGGATCGTTGCGGTGAAAACCGAACGGAGTGATAACGGTCATGGTGATCTCAAGGCTGAAGCGGAGATCATGCGCAAGCTCGGGTCGCATCCGAACGTTGTAACTCTGCTGGGTGCTTGTCTTGAGCAAG ATCCCCAGCTGCTGATCATGGAGTACGCGATGCGAGGTCGTCTTCTGTCGTTGCTGCGAGCTGCCAGAGGAGCCGTTAACGGACTAGCTCCGTCTGTGCACAATAACCGGCCACCAATCATGCCACTATCCCCACGGAGACTGACAGGATTTGCCCATGACATCGCCCGCGGCATGGAGTACATTTCGGAGAAAAAG ATCGTCCATCGTGATCTGGCCGCGCGGAACGTGCTGCTCGACCACAACGGTATCTGCAAGATCTGTGACTTCGGTATGTCGGTCGATCTGGAGAAGGTGAAATCGTCGCACGCCCAGATCCGGATGCCGCGAAGCCACCACAGCGAATCACGGTTTAAGTTCGACCTGAGTGCACGATCGTTCGGCATCGGTAGGCACCAGCACCATGGCCATGAAGGTCATGGAGGTCGGCACGGTGgaggcagtggtggtggtcaCAGCAGTAGTCACGGGCATGACACGAAGAGCCGGCCAGCGTTACCGATCCGCTGGATGGCTCCGGAAGCGCTACAGTATCACATATTTTCCCGCGAAACCGACGTCTGGGCGTTTGGGATCGTGCTGTGGGAGATTGCCACGTTAG GCTGTACTCCCTACCCGAACCTATCCGGACGTGAGGTGGTCCGAAGCGTTCCGAATGGATCCCGCCCGGAAGTGCCCGCGGATTGCCGTCCTGAGCTGTACGAGCTGATGCAGCGCACCTGGCGGCAGGATCCTCGACAGAGGCCCACTTTCTCCGAGGCACGTACCTGCCTTGCGCGGACACTCTGCCAGTGGCAGCTGGAGGACAACGACACCTCCAACACGTCCGAGTACCTGGACGTGAGCGGGTTTAGTGAGGATCTAGAACAGGGCATGGTGTACTTCAACCGGCGGATATCGGAGTTCGAGTGCGAGATCTAG